In Nicotiana tabacum cultivar K326 chromosome 11, ASM71507v2, whole genome shotgun sequence, a single window of DNA contains:
- the LOC107801818 gene encoding putative expansin-B2 has protein sequence MATNFSQYLFLWIFVAFCSYLVRFSSCQPSGYSQAVATFYENPTSPGSGGACGLENDVASAPYNAMITAGNQALFKQSSGCGACYQVLCTQDQNPHCSGNPITVTLTDECPGACNNDPVHFDISGIAFGKLAKSGEASQLYNAGRISIFYQRIACNYNTNILFKVDKGSNPNFFAVTSEAVDGDGDLSLVEIQTSNSTWVPMQRMIGATWSVGIQPDTQKPPFSLRLTSETKQSVTAPNVIPDGWQPRSIYKSNVNFPSNL, from the exons ATGGCTACAAATTTCTCTCAGTATCTTTTCCTTTGGATTTTTGTAGCTTTTTGCTCGTATTTGGTTAGATTTTCCTCTTGCCAACCAAGCGGTTATTCACAAGCTGTTGCAACTTTTTATGAAAATCCTACTAGTCCTGGGAGTG GTGGAGCATGTGGGCTTGAAAATGACGTAGCAAGTGCTCCCTACAATGCAATGATTACGGCGGGAAATCAAGCTCTTTTTAAGCAAAGCTCTGGATGTGGTGCATGCTACCAG GTGTTGTGCACCCAAGACCAAAATCCGCATTGTTCAGGTAATCCAATAACAGTAACCCTTACAGACGAGTGCCCAGGAGCATGCAATAATGATCCGGTTCACTTTGATATAAGTGGAATTGCCTTTGGAAAATTGGCAAAGTCTGGTGAAGCTTCACAATTATACAATGCAGGAAGAATCTCGATTTTTTACCAAAG GATAGCATGTAATTACAACACAAATATCTTATTTAAGGTGGACAAAGGCTCCAATCCTAATTTCTTCGCAGTTACATCTGAAGCAGTTGATGGAGATGGTGACCTTTCTTTAGTTGAAATCCAAACAAGCAATTCGACTTGGGTACCTATGCAGCGAATGATTGGGGCAACTTGGAGTGTTGGCATACAACCAGACACACAGAAACCTCCTTTTTCCCTGAGACTTACTTCAGAAACAAAGCAAAGTGTCACTGCCCCGAATGTCATTCCAGACGGCTGGCAACCAAGATCAATTTACAAATCAAATGTCAATTTTCCCAGTAATCTATAG